The following is a genomic window from Helicobacter sp. NHP19-003.
AGCGTTTGATAGAGGTTAGAGTGTTGTTGTGGGTGCGCCTAAACTTTTCAAAAGATTCGCGGATGGATTGCATACCGATTTTACATTGTTTAGACACAGAGCGCAAGCGCATGTAAATGTCGCTCAAGGGTTTATAAGCCTTACAACGATTCACAAAGAAGGCGTGCCGCTCTAAAACATCTTTGCACCCGTAGAGTTGCTTTTTGCTTTCTCTCAAATAGGTGGCGTAAGCCACCTCTCGGCGCATGTATTCTTGTTTGAGTTGATTAAATTCGTGGTTCGGATCGAGGATGGTCTGTTTTTGTTTCATGTTTACCCTTTATTAATAAATTTGGAAATAATTTTAAGCTCAAATTGCTTAATAATTTTTTAAAAACTCTAGCTTGTGTATTTTATTCACAAAAAAGACAGGTCAATTCAGTCAATGCTTTCCAAAAGTACCTTTTGTTGGATAATGGAGGTGTCGGCTAAAGAGGCTTGCAATAAAGTGTTAGAAGACACCATGTCTAAAATCTTGTCAAAACTGTAGCGGCGGTGGTTGTAGGCGATGATGGTGATGGTGTCGTCCTGTTGTAGAAAATGCTCTTGGGCAAAGGGCATGTAGGGCGTGGCACCGATGGCGATTAAAAATTTGGAGGGGTAATTGTAAGTCCTTAAAATTTCTTGAAGGTTCTCCAAAGTCCCCGTGTCTTGTTGGGTGTTTAGCATTTCCACCATCCAGCTTAAAAGCTTGTCGTAAAAGTATTCGTATTTGACGAGTTTGGAATTCTCGCCATAAACATGGGTTTGCCCTTCTCTAGTTAAAAACGAGGCGATCGAATAGTCGTTACACACCCCTCCATAGACAAAGCGATCGATGGGCAACTTCGCCCCCATGCCCTTAGAAGCCCTAGAAAAATTCTTCTTAGCGGATAGTCTTTTGGCGGGAAAGTTACGGATCGAGCCATCGTTAAACGCCATGAAATAGCGGGGTATGATGCTCTCTACCAAGTGTTTGTCGTTGTAGGTGATTTCGCATTCTAGGGCGATCTCTGGCTCAGCCTGCGCCCGCAAACTCAAATCATCGGGCAAGACC
Proteins encoded in this region:
- a CDS encoding serine protease → MKQKQTILDPNHEFNQLKQEYMRREVAYATYLRESKKQLYGCKDVLERHAFFVNRCKAYKPLSDIYMRLRSVSKQCKIGMQSIRESFEKFRRTHNNTLTSIKRYESKLQRIKEGKLPTDWE
- a CDS encoding DUF5718 family protein; translated protein: MQDFIGLGVVGNFAKHLEQAGEAHSFINMKHIEKDAPKGLFPFYLPNDPSYLGRYCMDNEVMVLPDDLSLRAQAEPEIALECEITYNDKHLVESIIPRYFMAFNDGSIRNFPAKRLSAKKNFSRASKGMGAKLPIDRFVYGGVCNDYSIASFLTREGQTHVYGENSKLVKYEYFYDKLLSWMVEMLNTQQDTGTLENLQEILRTYNYPSKFLIAIGATPYMPFAQEHFLQQDDTITIIAYNHRRYSFDKILDMVSSNTLLQASLADTSIIQQKVLLESID